The DNA segment CGGTTCCGCAGGCGGTGGATGATCAGGTTGCTTTCGTCACCGGGGCTGTCTGGATACGCCAAGGCGATACTAGTGGTCTCCGGCGTGGAGCCGGGAGTTGTGCGTATTACGGAGCAGGCAGAGGATCCGGTCGCTTGGCGGGAGGGCACCCTGTCCTTGGAAGAGTTCTTCAGCCGCTGGCAACTTGAGTCGAGCGGGCTACGGCCGGAGTGAGATCGCGCCGATGCAGGCCGGTAGATTGCCCCCTGACCTGAAAAGGAAACACCCTACTGCGGCTCGTCCAGGGGATGGGCCGGCATGTACAGCCACCTGCGGCAGTACCGGAAACCGATATGAGCCTGCGTTACCGCGAGCCACAGGGCTGCCTCTGTCGGCTCCACGACCGGGGCAGCCACCTGTTTACGCACTGCATTGACGTACGGGTACATGCCTGTACACCCCAGTACTATGACGTCGGCAGCGTGATGGTCAATCGCCTCCCGGGCACACGCCACGATGGCCGCCACCGTGCGCTCCGGTGCGGCCTCTAATTCCAGTACGCCCATGGGGACCGGTATGCTGGCGGCAAGGCGGTGAGCGATGCCCATCTGTGCAACCCGCATGTACGCGTGGGGAACCGAGTTGTTGAGGATGGAGATGTGTCCGATGCGCCAGCCCAGCGAACAGGCGAGGAGCCAGGCTGCTTCGCCCGCCCCCACTACGGGGAGGTCGAGCAATTCCCGCAGGGGATGGAGGCCGGGGTCAGCGAAGCAGTTGATCACTACTGCGTGCACAGCTGGTCCGCGACGGCAGCGGGCGAGCGCTCCTCTGACCAGGTAATGGGTGGCCTTGGCCTCGTCGTAGAGGGTTTCGATCGCCCGCGGTCCCTCGGCGGGGCCCCAGCATTCCACCGTTACGGATGCAGGAAGGCCGAGGCCGGCCGCGTACTCTTGCCAGCCGGGCAGGTTAGCCCCGACTACGGGGGTGGCAAGGAGGATTCTCATGGTTCCACCCCGCTTTCCTCCACGATAACGCAGCAGTTGCTCGCATCAAGGGTCGTCCGCACCCCCAGCGGGATGGTCAGCCGCCGCTCGCCGTGACCAGCCGCCAGGCCATAGATGGCGGGTTTGCCCAGCGGTTCGATGAGGTCGCCGATGATTTCCCGCAGGGTGAGCATGGGGCGCTTGGTGTTGCCGGGGACGCAGTCCACGCATTCGGCGATAATGAATCCCGCTGCCGCATCCAGTTTTCCCGCCAGTTTCAGGTGGGTGAGCATGCGGTCGAAGCGGTACGGCACTTCACCGACGTCCTCCAAAAGCAGGATCTTCCCCGTCGTGTCTACCTCGTAGGGAGTACCCAGCGTAGTAACGAGTAGGGAGAGGTTGCCCCCGATGATGGGAGCGGTGACGCGGCCGGGGCAGATGGTCTGCAGGGGCGGTCCTTGGGGCGGGTTTCTCAGTTCCCCCAGCGGTTCGGGCCGGGTCACCGCCCGCTCGAACCATTCCCTGGTGTAGACGAACTCCTTGCTCATGTCGTAGCCAGCCATGGGTCCATGGAAAGTGATCAGCCCCGTCAACCTGGCCAGGGCGCAGTGGATGGCGGTGATGTCGCTGTATCCCACGAACACCTTCGGGTGGCGTGCTATCGTCCCGTAGTCCAGGAGCGGCAGGGTCCGGGGCGACCCGTACCCGCCCTGAATGCACACGATGGCGTCGACGTCGGGGTTCCGGAAGGCCCACATGAGGTCGACGGCCCGTTCCGTGTCTTCCCCCGCCAGGTATCCGCGCAGTTTGAGCGCGTTGGGGGAGAGCACGGTGCGAAAACCCATGTCGTGGAGCCGGTTTCTCGCCAACTCCAGCATTTCCATGGAGACGTGAGCATCGGGATGCACCGGGGAGGCTGGGGACACCAGCGCTATCGTGTCCCCGGGGCGCAACATCTTTCCCTTAAGTGCCATGTTCGTTCCCACCTTTCACGCGGATCACCTGGTTCGTCATCTTCATCACCTTGAACCGCGCATGCGCGGGTCGAGCACGTCGTGCAGGCCGTCCCCCAGGAGGTTGAGCCCCAGGATGGTCAGTAGGATGCACAAGCCTGGGAAGGTGGTCAACCACGGGGCAGCCCAGAGGTAGTCCCGGCCTCGGCCCAGCATGGGTCCCCCCAGCCCGATGATGAGGTTAAGGAGGTCCGGGCTGGAATTACCGCCGGCTCCCGTGAGGCAGCGAGGAATGCCCGGTGGTCATGTGGCGCGGGGCTGCTCGGCGGCGCCTATTGCCGGTCCCCGGGGCTGGAGGCGCGCTTGGGCCGAACCGGGGTTAAGGGGCAAGTGCACCCCCTCCCCCTGCCCATTCTCGGGTATCCCGCCGAGCGTTGCGGCTGGGGCCGCCGGCGGTCCGGAGGCGTCAGCAGGGTAGGGTTGCGGAGGAATGCGGCCGGCCTCCAGGAAAGGGGTTTGCCGATCAGGGGTGGTGTGTTCAGAGGGCGCCGTCACTGTGGCGGAGCTTTGGGCGGCGGTGGCCTCTGCGTTCCGGAGGGGGAAGCCACCCCGGCGGGGCGGCATGCTGAGGGCGAGGGAATCTGGCTGTCGGGCGGCAAGGTTGGCGCGCGAGGAACTCTGGCCCCAGGTGTTCGGCCAGGATGGCTGCCCCCCGCTCGGCACGCCCGTTGCCCGTTGACCTCGGGGGGCCTCCGTGCTACCGCGGGGGCGAGAGGGGGCAAGCATCGTTGGGAGGTGCCGTGCGGCATCGTCCGTTTCGTCCGATGACCCGCCCTCGTGTTTCTTGCGTCGGCGCAGTCGTGCGCGTACTTCTTCGGACACGGTGTACTTGGTCCTGACTATCTCCCGGTCTTCGCGCGCCGAGATGGGGTTGCCCTCTGCGTCGCGGAGTTCGCACAGTCGGTTGTCCTTGATGACGCGGAAAGGCCTGTCCACGATGTGCACCGTCGCTTCGCACAGCGCCTTGGTGTGCGGAAAGCCATTTTCCACCATGGCCCGCCAGTACACCCTGGCGAACTGTGGGTCGCACTTTCTGCCGAGATCAGAGGCGAAGAACAGCCCCCGCTTGAACTGCGCCGGGCCCGCCTTGGTCATGCTCTGCCCTTTGCCCTCCTTGAGCCCGCTGTTGTCCACCCGCGGCACGTAGCCGGAGAACTTGCGCAGTTGCTTTTTGGAGGTCATGCGAGCCACGACCGGCGCCACGGCCAGAAAGACTGGGGCCAGGGTGCGCCCCACCCCGCGGAGGCTCCTGACGTACCCCTTCTTGTCCAGCCCGGGTTACAGCCTGTAGTTCTCTTGACTCCCCAGCGCAGCGCCTCCCACCGGGGATCTTCCGGCAGGGGAGCCGGGTGCACGGCCTGCGGGCCCACCAGGGGCAGCTTGGCCAGCGTGAGGGCGTCGAGGCGGCCTGTCTTCGTGTGCCGCTTCAGCAGGCTGCGGAGGCTGCCGGCCTGGGACTGGTTGGGCAGGAAGACGCGGTGGCCGCGCTCACGATGTCTCTGGAGGCGACCTGGCAGCGGCCGCCTCCGCCTCCGCTCGGGCCCAGCACTCGGCGAGGATCCCCGCCATGTCGTCGGACCTTGCGGGGGTAGGGACGGGAAGCCGAGCGTGGGCTACTCCTTCAGGCGGGGATCGAGCAGGTCGCGCAGCCCATCACCCAGCAAGTTGAATCCCATGACAACGGTGAAGATGGCCAGTCCCGGCCAGGTCGATATCCACCAGTGGCTCATGATATAATCGCGCCCCTCGCTGATCATGACGCCCCATTCCGGGGTAGGTGGCTGCGCGCCGAAACCGATGAAACTGAGCCCTGCCGCAGTGAGGATGACGCCTCCCATGTCCATGGTCATGCGCACCAGGACAGGTGCCAGGCAATTGGGCAGGACGTGGCGCAGCAGAAGGACGTAATGGCCGACGCCCAAAGCGCGGGCGGCCTCGACGAACTCCTTCTCCCGCATGGAAAGCACCTGACCGCGTACCAGGCGCGCATAAACTGGCCACTCAACGACGGCAATCGCTATCATCGTGTTCGTCAGGCTGGGACCGAGCACGGCGGCGATGGCCATGGCCAGGATGAGGGAGGGAAAGGCCAGGAAGATGTCGGCGAGGCGCATGAATGCTTCGTCCACCCAGCCACCGGCATAGCCCGACACCAACCCGATGAGCGTCCCCGCAGTAGCCGATATGCCGGTGACCACCACACCTATCGTGAAGGAGATCCTGGTCCCCACGATGAGGCGACTGAGGATGTCACGTCCCAGGGTGTCGGTACCAAAGGGGTGCTCACGGCTCATGGGGGCGAGTCGGTTGGGCAGGTCCTGGGCCAGGGGATCGTACGGAGCCAGCGCCGGCGCCAGCAGTCCCACGAGCACAAACACCGCCACAATGCCCAGCCCTACCGCGGACAGCGGACTGCGTACTAGCCTCTTCATCAGGGACATCAGTCCATCACCACGGCTTCAGTGGTAGCGGATGCGGGGGTCGAGGAAAATGTATACGATATCGACGGCTAGGTTCGCAAGCGCGTACACCACCGCCGACACCAGCGTTACCCCGAGTACGGCTGGAATGTCCACGTTGAGGACCGAGTTGGTGGCATACCGCCCCATCCCGGGCCACCCGAATATGGTCTCCGTGAGCACGGCGCCTGACAGCAGACTTCCGTACGCCAGACCGATCACCGTGGTGGTCGGAATCAGGGCATTTTTGAGGGCATGTTTGTAAATCACCACACGTTCCGCCAGCCCCTTGGAGCGCGCCGTCCGGATGTAGTCCTGGCGGATCACCTCAAGCATGCTGGAACGGGTCATGCGGGTGATCACCGCGGTGGAGAAGTATCCCAGGCAGAAGGCCGGCAACAGGATATGCTGGGCCGCGCTGGCCAGCGCGGCCCAGTCGCGAGCCAGCAGGGAATCAACGAACAGAAGACCGGTCACCTTGGGTGGCTCGGCCAGCAGAATGTCCAGGCGACCGGTTCCGGGGAGCCAGCCCAGCCTGTAGTACAGCAACAGCAGAAGCAGCAGGGCCATCCAGAAAATGGGCATGGATGCTCCTCCCAGGGCAAATACGCGCGTCACATGGTCAAGAAAGCTGTCCTTTCTTACAGCGGCGATTACCCCCACCGGTATGCCGAGGGCCACTGAGATGATTATGGCCACCGTGGCCAGCTCCATGGTGGCGGGGAAGTAGTCGCGCAGATCGTCGGCCACCGGACGGCGCGTGCGGATAGACACCCCTAGGTCTCCCCGCAGCAACCCGCTCACATATCGCACGTACTGGACGGGGAGGGGTTTGTCCAACCCCCACTCCTTCCGCATTTTCTCGACCACTTCGGGCTTCGCCTTTTCGCCGAGTTTGGCCACGATGGGATCTACGGGGACCACGTTGGTGAGTACGAAGGTCACCAGAGTTATGCCGAAAAGGACCAGCACTAGCAGTGCCAGCCGCCTTACGATAACCGCCTGGAGTCCCATGTCCCCGAACCCGCCTCCTCATGGGGGACGCCATCCCGTAGTCGACGCACAAAGGGGCCGGGGCAGAACCCCAGCCCCGGCCCCCCAAGGCTCACTTGAGATCCAGGGCTGCCAGTTCCGTAGTCCACAGGGAGTTGTACTGGTAGTTGAGGACGCTATCCCGCATGGCAATTGATACGCGTGGCTGGTAGAGGATGGCGTACGGCCCGTTGTGAAGCACGTAGTCAGTCAGTTCCTGGTACAGCTTCAGCCGTTCTTCCGAGGCGAAGGCGGCGGCCGCCTTGTCCACCTTATCGGCCAACTCGTCATTGTAGTAAGAGTTGCGCCAGGCCAGTTGCTTCATACGGTGGTTGGCGAAGGGCTTGGCCAGGGCATCGGGGTCGGGATAGTCGGGACCCCAACCCATGAGCACCATTTGGTGCTTCTGGGCGCGATAGATCTCAAGGAGTGCCGCGCTGGTCATCTCCTTGATCTCCATCGTGATTCCTACCTTGGCCAGGTCGTCCTTCAGCTTGGCGGCGATGTCCCGCCAGTACACGCCGCCGCCCGCCACACCTGAGGAGCACAGGAGTTCTACCTTAAACCCGTTCGGGTATCCCGCCTCGTTCAGCAACTGACGAGCCTTCTCCACATCCCGATGGTAGGGGGTGTCGGGGTTATACCCCTTGTACCCTTTGGGGATGAAGGTCTGCAGGACGATGGCGTTATCCTGAAGCACATGTTTGACCAAGCCCTCGTAATCGATGGCCCAGCGCACGGCATCCCGCACCCGATTGTCCTTGAACGGCTGATACGCTAGGTTCATCCCCAGGTAGTTGATGCCGTCGCCCAGTCCGCGGATGATTTGAAACCCCGCCTTGCCCTCCAGGTCTTTGATCTGCTCCGGGCGCAAGTCCATGGCGATCTGGGCGTCGCCCTTTTCCAGGAGCATCTTCTGGGCGGTGGATTCGGGCACGTGCTTGATGATGACCGTGCTGATGGGAACCTTTCCCTTCCAGTAGTTGGGGTTGGCCTTCAGAACCACCTGGACCTCGGGTTCCCACTTCTCCAGGACATAGGGCCCGTTGCCCGCTGACGCACCAGCCAGGAAGTTCTTGCCCCAGTCGCCCTCCTTCTCGTGCGCCTTGCACACCTTGGGGTCCACAATCGAAGCCACAGGATAGGTCAGGACGGCCAGGAAGGCATCGGGATTGAATTTCTCCTTCAGGGTGATCTGGACCGTGTACTCATCCAGCGCCTTGGTGCTGCCCACCTCCATACCCGTCTGGGTAAGGAGCCACGCCGGCTGGTCGTCGAGGGCAATCACCCGGTCGAAAGAGTAGGCCACCGCCGCCGCATTCACCGGTTCCCCGCTGGGGAACTTCAATCCCTTCTTCAGCTTGAAAGTCCAGACCAGACCGTCGGGGGAAACCTCCCACGACTCGGCCAGTTCCGGCACGGGCTTGCTGAGGTCGCTACCCTCAAACGTCACCAGGTTGTCGTAACACTGATGGGCGGTAAATATGGAGGCCGTCTCAAACGCCACCGCAGGGTCCATTGAGGAAGCGTCACCGACGTCCATGGCGATCACCATGGTCTTCTCCGGCTTAGCCTCCTTGGCCGGGCGTGCGCAGGCCACACCCAGCGACACGACTAATACCAGCGCCAGCCCCAGCGCAATCCAGTTGCGCCCCCACCTGCCGGGTCTTATTACGGCTTCCATGCTGCTCCCCCTTCCCGTGCAGACTCTCCACGCATCCTGCGGGCCACCCTAATGTCTGCGCGAACGACTACTTGGGAGACGCCGCTGCTCCCCCTAGCCGGAGCGCGACCGGCCATATCACCCGGAATCTCCTCGGCCACCGTACCTGGAGCATTCTGTCCCTCCCCTTCCCTCCTCTTCCCTCTCCTCAATTTCACTCAGCCTCCGACTTGTGTAGCTTAGTGGACCTCCTTGTCCCCCCTTTCTACGGCTACTGGCGAGTCCCCAGTTGAGCGACCACTTCGTCTGGGGAACAGGACTGTCCTTTCACCCGCTTAATCAAAAACGAGACCGCTATTCTTGGACAGTGTGGCTAAAACGGTGCGATTCCAGGCGCCAGAGTGCCAGGCCCAGGGCAACTTTCGGCAACATGCGTGGAGCCAGTGGGTCAAATCCGAGGAGGGCTCTGATCCGCTCCATACGGTATTTCACCGTGCCCCTGTGGACGTATAGCTGGCGCGCGGCCACGCTGCGGTTTCCCCCGGCCGTGATCAGCGCCTCCAGTGTGGGCAGCAACCTTGCCTGATGGGCGGCGTCGTAATCGGCCAACGGCTTCACAATCCGTGCGTGCAATTCTCTGGCGCCGCCTGAATCAGCGAGCAGGGAGGCGATGTAGAAAAGCTCTACTTCGTCCCAAAGGTGTAGCTCTCTTTCGGGGTGGATCGTCTTCCCGATGTCGAGCGCGAGCTTAGCCCGGGACCAGCTGTATTTCAGCTTCCCAACGCCCTGAAAGGGTGGTCCGATGCCGCACCAGAAAGGCACGCCGACTGTGTGCTTTAGTGCTTGTAGGATGACGCGGCCGGTAGCCTGCTCTCGGTCGACATCGCCTCCCTGCCCACCCCGAGGGAGGGAGACCACCCGGGGAAAGCATACCACCGTTCCTTCGAAATTCCCCGCGGGTACGCGTTTCTCTCCGGTCTTCTCCAGAAAGGCACCGGCCACCGCTTCTGCGGTTTGCCGCATGAGTTCTACTCTCTCAGCGAGCCCCGCTCCGGGGTGAAAGTGCACCTCAATGACAGCAGCCAGCCTCGACCCTCTCAGCGACCATCCCAGGGCACTGGCATCGCGTTCCAATTCTTCGTCGTCCTTGGCCTGGCCGGATAGGAGGTGGACGAGGAGCTCACTTTGCATCCTCCACGCTGCTTCCGTGGTAACCCGGTGATTCGCCAACGCCAGGGCAACCGCTGCTATCCCCTGTTCGACAGTGACCGCGTCTCCGCCGACGGGCGGCTCGTCAGAGCCCAGAAGAAGAAACCCGAGCAGCCGCCGCTCAACCCAGATAGGATAAGCCCAGCAGGTCCGCCACGCTCCGTCACCGCCAGGGGCAACAGGCCAGCCCACCGCATTGCCCGGTTGAACGTGTCCCTTCGCCAGGGCCGCGGCGATGTCGTGACGGAGGGAAGCTGCCATTGGCACGGAGGATGCCAGAATACTGTGGTCTTCCGTCGCGACGGCGACCGGCCGGCCGCCGAGCGACAGGGATAGCTCCTGCACCAACTCCTGCAGGCTGCGACCGCCCGTGGGACCGCCAGTTAGCGCCAGAGGGGCGCCGTGGCGAACCCCGCCTTCCGCCGGGCCCAGCCGGCGTGCCACCACGGCTTCGATGACAGGAACCATCACCTGCCAGTACGCCACGTCTGGAGGTAACTGTATCACGGGGAAGTCGGCGGCCTCTGCTGCAGGCAGCCAGATTTCTGCGGCAACTCTGACCCCGGGTTTCAGCGCCACCGCTAACCCAGATGCGCCGACGGAAATGAGCTGATCCACCGCCGTGCGCTGTGCCTCCGGATCGTATCTGGTCGCGTAGAAGGTCGTCAGCACCAGCGACCGCGGACGGACCCACCGTGCGCCGTCGGGTGTCTCCAGGACCTCCACCCACTCGACGGGTCGGTCCAGCCCCCGTTCTCCTGCCAACAGCACCGCGCGCCTCAGCACCCCCAGGCCCAGCGCCTCACGCATGGATAACGCCACGGCACCTCTGCCTCCCGGGCTGTGCGACGGATGGACCATCCCTCGTTAGATTTAGTTGTGGCAGGGCCGGGGTCCTGCTTGACCCGCATGCGATCTCGGTGGCTGCCCGTCGCAGCATCAGGGGTGGCCCCCGGGCGTAGGCATAGGGAGGACTACTTGCACCGGGGGGCGGGAGCGTGGAGGGGACACCAGCCTGGCACGCCATCGACGCCGACCAGGTCCTGGCCATGCTGGCAACCCGATGGTCAAACGGGCTTCAGCCGCCGGGAAGCCGCTCCTGGCCCAGTTCGACGACTTCATGTGCCTGGTGTTGTTCGGCGCGACGGCCATCTCCGGGCTCCTGGGGGAGGAACCGTTGATGCACAAGGGCCGGGCGGGGGTTCGCCAGAATGTGGAAGTCGAGACAAGTCCATCTCCAAACCCTTGAGTACCAAGCGTTGAAGAAGCGTTCGTTATCACATCAGCGGCAAGGACCGCCAGATGACGGGAGTGACGGGCCGGACCATACGCGGTCTTCTGCAGACGGACGCCGCCATCAACCCCGGCAACTCCGGGGGACCCTTGCTGAACGCCCGCGGGGAGGTGATCGGCATCAACACGGCCATCGAGAGCCCCGTCAAGGGTTCCGTGGGCATAGGCTTCGCCATCCCCGTGAACACTGTCCGGCGCGTCCTGCCCCTCATGATGAGCGGCACACAGGTGGAACATCCCTGGCTGGGGATCGCCGGCACGGGGATAACCCCGGAGCTGGCCGACCGGTTCCACCTGGGTTCTCGCACGGGGGTGCTGGTGACGGAAGTCATGGAAGGCAGCCCTGCCAGCAGAACGGGTCTGCGGCCGCTTTCAGTCACTCCGTCGGGTCGGCCCCTGGTAGGTGACATCATCACGGCGGTGGATGGCCGTGCGGTGACCTCGGTTGAACCGTGGTTCAATTGAAGGCTACCTTGGGTGCCTGGCCTGAGCGCCTTCTGCGCCAGGGGTCCGCACCCTCGTGGCCCGGGGTGCCCTGAGCCGATGGAGGGCCCATTTGGTGCTTCCGGCACCCGTGCCGCGTCAAATTGGGGGAGAGCGGTGGGCCCGTCTGCCAGCTGTCCCGGTGCGGAGGGGGTGCAGGGGCCCTCAAGTTTCGGTTTTCCCTCACGGAATCTTCACGAAATCTTCAAAGGTGCCGGGTAGAATGGCAACCGAAAGGGTGGAATGCGGGCCGGGCAGGGGAGGTGATAGTGGGAGAAAGCTCGCGGTGAACTGTTCGAGTGGATGCAGAAGTTCTGCCAGGAAGGAGTGGGTTCCAAATTGAGGAAGAAGCTGATCGCACTGGCACTTGCGGTGGTGCTGGTTCTGGGAGTGGCGGGAGTGGCCGCTGCATCCCCGTGGGGCTTCGGGTCGGGGCGCGGCCCCAGGGGTGGTGACCCCGCGGCCTGCGCAAAGGCGATCGCGGATCTGAACCTCACCGACGAGCAGGTGCGCAAGATCCAGGAGATCCAGACCAGCGCTTTTGAGCAGCTGAAGGGGATCCAGGATGCTCTGTTCCAGAAGATGTTCGAGCTCCGGAGCCTCCTGTGGCAGAAGAACGCTGACCAGAATGCCATCGCTGCGAAGCAGGACGAGGTGAGAAAACTGCGGCAGCAGATGTACGAGATCCAGCAGAAGATGCGCGAGCAGATGAATAGCGTCTTAACCCAGGACCAGCTCAACAAGCTGAACCAGGCGAGGGGATGCGGACACGGGCATGGTCGGGGCCAGCGGGGCGGTTTCCGCGGTACACCTCCCTCCGGGAACGGCCCCACGGCACCGAACAGTGCTCCGTCTCCGTTTTGATTGCCGCCGGCCGGGCCCACGGTAATGTCCCGTTGGCCGGTCGGCGGCTTGGCACGGTGGAGGGCCGGGAGGGGTTGCCTTCCCGGCCCTGATGGCGCGGGGGATGACCCCCGGAGAGCTGGCCCCACCGGGCACCGCTGCCGGGATGGCAGTAGGGGGGAGACCGATGGGCGAGCTGATCCTGGTGGTGGAGGACGAACCCAAGATCCGGGAAATCGTGCGGGCCTACCTCCAGCGGGACGGTTTTTCAGTAGAGGAAGCCGAAGACGGGGAGGAGGCACTCAGGAAAGCAAAGGAGGTCAGCCCACAGCTGGTGATACTTGACCTCATGCTCCCGGGTGTGGACGGATGGGAGGTTTGTCGCCAGATCCGCAGGACCTCCGACGTCCCCATAATCATGCTCACCGCCCGGGGGGAAGAGGCCGACCGGGTGGCGGGGCTGGAACTGGGAGCAGACGACTACGTGCCCAAACCCTTCAGCCCCCGGGAGCTGGTGGCGCGCGTCAAAGCTGTGCTGAGGAGAACCCGGCCCGAGCGGGAGAAGGGGCAGGTCCTGCAGTACGGGGACCTGGTGATCGACCTCGCCTGCCGCAGCGTGGTGTGCCGGGGTTGCGAAGTATCCCTTACTCCCAGGGAATTCGACCTGCTCTGGTTCCTGGCGAAGTCTCCCGGGAGGGTTTTCACGCGGGAGACCTTGCTGCAGCAGGTCTGGGGGTACGAGTACTTGGGCGACACGAGAACCGTCGACGCCCACGTCAAGAACCTCAGGGAGAAACTGGGTCCGGTGGGCGGCCAGTTCATCAGGACGGTGTGGGGAGTGGGGTACAAGTTCGAGGCTCGCGGTACGGGGTAACCCGACCGGGCGGGTGAATGCGGATGCCGAGGACCCTGCTGGGCAAGCTGTTTGTATCTTACGTGGTGGTAATCGCGGTTACGCTCGCGGTCGTGGGAGTCCTGTTGCCGCGGCTTTTCTCCGACTACTTTCTCTCCGCCAGGGAAGCGGAGCTGGTGCGGAAGGGCGAAGAAATCGCGCGGGCCATGGCGCTCCTGGGAGGGAGCGAGCTACGGCCCCCGGAGCAGGTGTGGCTGCAGGCGATGGACCGCTTCCTGGACGCCAGGCTCTTCGTGGTGGGCACCGACGGGCTGATCCTGGCGAGCACCTCGGGCCATGCACCCAGGGGAACCAGGATTTCGGCTGCTGAAGCCGGAGCTCTGCTGAGGGGATGCGTGGTGAAGAGGCGGGGGTTCGATCCCAGGTTCGGCGAGCCCATGGTGTCGGTGGCGGTTCCGCTCGAGATCGGTGGTCGGCCGGCGGGAGGCGTGGTCCTCAGTGCACCGGTGGCGGGGCTGAGCGCCACCGTCCAGGCGGTCAGGCGTCTTATGGTCTACGCAGCCGGTGGTGCCCTCTTGGTGGCTGCGCTGGCCGGATATGCCCTCTCGCGCTCGATCTCCCGACCCGTGCAAGAGATGAGCCGGGCTGCCGTAGAAATGGCAAAGGGCAACTTCCGGCAAAAGCTGGCGGTTACCTCGGACGATGAAATCGGGCAGCTTGCCGCAAACTTCAACCACCTGGCTGCCGCGCTCGACCGAACCGTGAGCGCGCTGGCTGAGGAGAAGGCCAGGATCGA comes from the Bacillota bacterium genome and includes:
- a CDS encoding trypsin-like serine protease, which produces MTGVTGRTIRGLLQTDAAINPGNSGGPLLNARGEVIGINTAIESPVKGSVGIGFAIPVNTVRRVLPLMMSGTQVEHPWLGIAGTGITPELADRFHLGSRTGVLVTEVMEGSPASRTGLRPLSVTPSGRPLVGDIITAVDGRAVTSVEPWFN
- a CDS encoding ABC transporter permease codes for the protein MGLQAVIVRRLALLVLVLFGITLVTFVLTNVVPVDPIVAKLGEKAKPEVVEKMRKEWGLDKPLPVQYVRYVSGLLRGDLGVSIRTRRPVADDLRDYFPATMELATVAIIISVALGIPVGVIAAVRKDSFLDHVTRVFALGGASMPIFWMALLLLLLLYYRLGWLPGTGRLDILLAEPPKVTGLLFVDSLLARDWAALASAAQHILLPAFCLGYFSTAVITRMTRSSMLEVIRQDYIRTARSKGLAERVVIYKHALKNALIPTTTVIGLAYGSLLSGAVLTETIFGWPGMGRYATNSVLNVDIPAVLGVTLVSAVVYALANLAVDIVYIFLDPRIRYH
- a CDS encoding PucR family transcriptional regulator ligand-binding domain-containing protein translates to MALSMREALGLGVLRRAVLLAGERGLDRPVEWVEVLETPDGARWVRPRSLVLTTFYATRYDPEAQRTAVDQLISVGASGLAVALKPGVRVAAEIWLPAAEAADFPVIQLPPDVAYWQVMVPVIEAVVARRLGPAEGGVRHGAPLALTGGPTGGRSLQELVQELSLSLGGRPVAVATEDHSILASSVPMAASLRHDIAAALAKGHVQPGNAVGWPVAPGGDGAWRTCWAYPIWVERRLLGFLLLGSDEPPVGGDAVTVEQGIAAVALALANHRVTTEAAWRMQSELLVHLLSGQAKDDEELERDASALGWSLRGSRLAAVIEVHFHPGAGLAERVELMRQTAEAVAGAFLEKTGEKRVPAGNFEGTVVCFPRVVSLPRGGQGGDVDREQATGRVILQALKHTVGVPFWCGIGPPFQGVGKLKYSWSRAKLALDIGKTIHPERELHLWDEVELFYIASLLADSGGARELHARIVKPLADYDAAHQARLLPTLEALITAGGNRSVAARQLYVHRGTVKYRMERIRALLGFDPLAPRMLPKVALGLALWRLESHRFSHTVQE
- a CDS encoding ABC transporter substrate-binding protein codes for the protein MEAVIRPGRWGRNWIALGLALVLVVSLGVACARPAKEAKPEKTMVIAMDVGDASSMDPAVAFETASIFTAHQCYDNLVTFEGSDLSKPVPELAESWEVSPDGLVWTFKLKKGLKFPSGEPVNAAAVAYSFDRVIALDDQPAWLLTQTGMEVGSTKALDEYTVQITLKEKFNPDAFLAVLTYPVASIVDPKVCKAHEKEGDWGKNFLAGASAGNGPYVLEKWEPEVQVVLKANPNYWKGKVPISTVIIKHVPESTAQKMLLEKGDAQIAMDLRPEQIKDLEGKAGFQIIRGLGDGINYLGMNLAYQPFKDNRVRDAVRWAIDYEGLVKHVLQDNAIVLQTFIPKGYKGYNPDTPYHRDVEKARQLLNEAGYPNGFKVELLCSSGVAGGGVYWRDIAAKLKDDLAKVGITMEIKEMTSAALLEIYRAQKHQMVLMGWGPDYPDPDALAKPFANHRMKQLAWRNSYYNDELADKVDKAAAAFASEERLKLYQELTDYVLHNGPYAILYQPRVSIAMRDSVLNYQYNSLWTTELAALDLK
- a CDS encoding aspartate/glutamate racemase family protein, producing the protein MRILLATPVVGANLPGWQEYAAGLGLPASVTVECWGPAEGPRAIETLYDEAKATHYLVRGALARCRRGPAVHAVVINCFADPGLHPLRELLDLPVVGAGEAAWLLACSLGWRIGHISILNNSVPHAYMRVAQMGIAHRLAASIPVPMGVLELEAAPERTVAAIVACAREAIDHHAADVIVLGCTGMYPYVNAVRKQVAAPVVEPTEAALWLAVTQAHIGFRYCRRWLYMPAHPLDEPQ
- a CDS encoding LD-carboxypeptidase; its protein translation is MALKGKMLRPGDTIALVSPASPVHPDAHVSMEMLELARNRLHDMGFRTVLSPNALKLRGYLAGEDTERAVDLMWAFRNPDVDAIVCIQGGYGSPRTLPLLDYGTIARHPKVFVGYSDITAIHCALARLTGLITFHGPMAGYDMSKEFVYTREWFERAVTRPEPLGELRNPPQGPPLQTICPGRVTAPIIGGNLSLLVTTLGTPYEVDTTGKILLLEDVGEVPYRFDRMLTHLKLAGKLDAAAGFIIAECVDCVPGNTKRPMLTLREIIGDLIEPLGKPAIYGLAAGHGERRLTIPLGVRTTLDASNCCVIVEESGVEP
- the nikC gene encoding nickel transporter permease, which gives rise to MSLMKRLVRSPLSAVGLGIVAVFVLVGLLAPALAPYDPLAQDLPNRLAPMSREHPFGTDTLGRDILSRLIVGTRISFTIGVVVTGISATAGTLIGLVSGYAGGWVDEAFMRLADIFLAFPSLILAMAIAAVLGPSLTNTMIAIAVVEWPVYARLVRGQVLSMREKEFVEAARALGVGHYVLLLRHVLPNCLAPVLVRMTMDMGGVILTAAGLSFIGFGAQPPTPEWGVMISEGRDYIMSHWWISTWPGLAIFTVVMGFNLLGDGLRDLLDPRLKE
- a CDS encoding transposase, encoding MDKKGYVRSLRGVGRTLAPVFLAVAPVVARMTSKKQLRKFSGYVPRVDNSGLKEGKGQSMTKAGPAQFKRGLFFASDLGRKCDPQFARVYWRAMVENGFPHTKALCEATVHIVDRPFRVIKDNRLCELRDAEGNPISAREDREIVRTKYTVSEEVRARLRRRKKHEGGSSDETDDAARHLPTMLAPSRPRGSTEAPRGQRATGVPSGGQPSWPNTWGQSSSRANLAARQPDSLALSMPPRRGGFPLRNAEATAAQSSATVTAPSEHTTPDRQTPFLEAGRIPPQPYPADASGPPAAPAATLGGIPENGQGEGVHLPLNPGSAQARLQPRGPAIGAAEQPRAT